One window of Nocardia nova SH22a genomic DNA carries:
- the moaA gene encoding GTP 3',8-cyclase MoaA, giving the protein MTVVLMGIPAVRGGRPSLDGRPDTDLLVDRFGRTARDLRVSITEKCSLRCTYCMPEEGLPEIPPDELLSTEEIVRLVALAVRQLGVREVRFTGGEPLMRRDLEDIVAGCHAEVPDTPLAITTNGVGLQHRARGLAAAGLGRVNVSLDTVDREGFARLTRRDRLGSVLSGIRAARAAGLSPVKVNAVLMRETLSGAVDLLRWCLAESCELRFIEEMPLDADHEWARANMVTAAEILDVLGAGFALTEAGRADPAAPAESWLVDGGPATVGIIASVTRQFCGDCDRTRLTADGMIRSCLFSDQEYDLRSLLRAGATDEELAQRWRGAMWNKWAGHGIDAADFVPPERTMGAIGG; this is encoded by the coding sequence GTGACCGTCGTTCTCATGGGGATTCCCGCCGTCCGGGGTGGGCGGCCCTCGCTGGACGGACGACCGGATACCGACCTGCTGGTGGACCGATTCGGGCGTACCGCCCGGGACCTGCGTGTGTCCATCACCGAGAAATGCTCACTGCGCTGCACCTACTGCATGCCCGAGGAGGGTCTGCCCGAGATCCCGCCCGACGAACTGCTCTCGACCGAGGAGATCGTTCGGCTGGTCGCGCTGGCGGTGCGGCAGCTGGGGGTGCGGGAGGTGCGATTCACCGGCGGTGAGCCGCTGATGCGCCGCGATCTGGAGGATATCGTCGCGGGCTGCCACGCCGAGGTCCCGGACACACCGCTGGCGATCACGACCAACGGCGTCGGGTTGCAGCATCGGGCCCGCGGGCTCGCCGCCGCCGGGCTGGGCCGGGTCAACGTATCCCTCGACACCGTCGATCGCGAAGGATTCGCCCGCCTGACCCGCCGTGACCGGCTCGGCTCGGTGCTGTCGGGGATTCGCGCCGCCCGTGCCGCGGGGCTGTCGCCGGTGAAGGTCAACGCCGTCCTGATGCGCGAAACCCTCTCCGGCGCAGTCGATCTGCTGCGCTGGTGTCTCGCCGAGAGCTGCGAGTTGAGATTCATCGAGGAGATGCCGCTCGACGCCGATCACGAATGGGCGCGCGCGAATATGGTCACCGCCGCGGAGATCCTCGATGTGCTCGGCGCCGGTTTCGCTCTCACCGAGGCCGGGCGCGCCGATCCGGCGGCGCCCGCGGAATCCTGGCTGGTCGACGGCGGTCCGGCCACGGTCGGCATCATCGCCTCGGTGACCAGGCAGTTCTGCGGTGACTGCGATCGCACCCGGCTGACCGCCGACGGCATGATCCGATCCTGCCTGTTCAGCGACCAGGAATACGATCTGCGCTCGCTGCTGCGCGCGGGTGCGACCGACGAGGAACTCGCACAGCGCTGGCGCGGCGCCATGTGGAACAAGTGGGCGGGGCACGGAATCGACGCCGCCGATTTCGTACCGCCGGAGCGCACGATGGGAGCCATCGGTGGTTGA
- the nadE gene encoding ammonia-dependent NAD(+) synthetase has translation MGNLREQIIAELGVNAEIEPKLEVRRRVEFLADYLSSTPSAGFVLGISGGQDSTLAGRLCQLAAEELRARGREATFVAVRLPYGAQADAEDARRALDFIAPDRTVEVNVKPGADAVADATATGVRELLGEDTRLRDFVRGNIKARERMVIQYAIAGQLNLVVVGTDHAAEAVTGFFTKYGDGGVDITPLTGLTKRQGAALLQELGAPPSVWEKVPTADLEDDRPALPDEVALGLKYTEIDDYLEGKDVTPEVAERLETIFRNTRHKRAVPVTPLDTWWQD, from the coding sequence ATGGGGAACCTGCGCGAACAGATCATCGCCGAACTGGGCGTCAACGCCGAGATCGAACCTAAGCTCGAGGTGCGGCGGCGAGTCGAATTCCTCGCCGACTACCTGAGTTCCACACCGTCGGCGGGTTTCGTGCTCGGTATCAGCGGCGGCCAGGACAGCACCCTGGCGGGCAGGCTGTGCCAGCTCGCGGCCGAGGAGTTGCGGGCCCGGGGCCGCGAGGCCACCTTCGTCGCCGTCCGGCTCCCCTACGGCGCCCAGGCCGACGCCGAGGACGCCCGGCGCGCACTGGATTTCATCGCCCCCGATCGCACGGTCGAGGTGAACGTCAAACCGGGCGCCGACGCGGTGGCGGACGCGACCGCCACGGGCGTGCGCGAACTGCTGGGCGAGGACACCCGGTTGCGTGATTTCGTGCGCGGCAACATCAAGGCTCGCGAGCGGATGGTGATCCAGTACGCCATCGCCGGTCAGCTCAATCTGGTCGTGGTCGGCACCGATCACGCGGCCGAGGCGGTGACGGGCTTCTTCACCAAATACGGCGACGGCGGCGTGGACATCACGCCGCTCACCGGGCTCACCAAGCGCCAGGGCGCGGCACTGCTCCAGGAACTCGGCGCCCCGCCGAGCGTGTGGGAGAAGGTGCCCACCGCCGATCTCGAGGACGACCGCCCCGCACTGCCGGACGAGGTCGCGCTCGGCCTGAAATACACCGAGATCGACGACTACCTCGAGGGCAAGGACGTCACGCCGGAGGTCGCCGAGCGTCTGGAGACCATCTTCCGCAACACCCGGCACAAGCGCGCCGTCCCGGTGACGCCGCTGGACACCTGGTGGCAGGACTGA
- a CDS encoding MoaD/ThiS family protein, with protein MVEVRYFAAIADAVGTSSEHLDLPDPATVADVRAAVLAAHGTDLEQMLKVCAYLVGDELTRDDNARVGARVDVLPPFAGG; from the coding sequence GTGGTTGAGGTCCGATATTTCGCCGCGATCGCCGACGCGGTCGGCACCTCGAGCGAACATCTCGACCTGCCCGATCCGGCGACGGTCGCCGATGTGCGCGCCGCGGTGCTGGCCGCCCACGGCACGGATCTCGAACAGATGTTGAAGGTCTGCGCTTATCTGGTGGGCGATGAACTCACTCGCGACGACAACGCCCGCGTGGGCGCGCGGGTCGATGTTCTGCCACCGTTCGCGGGCGGCTGA
- a CDS encoding molybdenum cofactor biosynthesis protein MoaE translates to MSEYTPLTRISDQPLDPGEVEDAVSGPEHGAVVVFTGKVRNHDGGHSVSTLEYSAHPDAGKFLARVCAEVTAASGLPVAAVHRIGSLTVGDPAIAVAVAAPHRREAFDTCSDLVDRIKHEVPIWKRQLFADGMSEWVNACG, encoded by the coding sequence ATGAGTGAGTACACGCCGCTCACCCGGATCAGCGATCAGCCGCTGGATCCCGGCGAGGTGGAGGACGCGGTCAGCGGGCCCGAACACGGCGCCGTGGTCGTCTTCACCGGCAAGGTCCGCAATCACGATGGCGGACATTCGGTTTCGACACTCGAATACTCCGCGCACCCGGACGCCGGGAAGTTCCTGGCGCGGGTCTGCGCCGAGGTGACGGCGGCATCGGGACTGCCGGTGGCGGCCGTGCACCGGATCGGATCGCTCACCGTCGGAGATCCGGCGATCGCGGTGGCGGTGGCCGCACCGCATCGCCGCGAGGCCTTCGACACCTGTTCGGATCTGGTCGACCGGATCAAACACGAGGTACCCATCTGGAAGCGCCAGCTGTTCGCCGACGGTATGTCCGAGTGGGTCAACGCCTGCGGGTGA
- the moaCB gene encoding bifunctional molybdenum cofactor biosynthesis protein MoaC/MoaB has protein sequence MVDVSAKAKTARTAVAAGVLRTTPEVVALVRADDMPKADVLATARIAGIAGAKKTSELIPLCHQLALSSVHVRFDFTDDAITIEARAKTKGPTGVEMEALTAVAIAGLTLHDMVKAVDPAAVLDGVRLLTKDGGKHGHWERLGEPVDHATSGRSSHAHDHTRPGQAQTAAPSPGASADTPAGHGPSGRPHDSAHGAMEPTPAPLATAAHSGRPSEPVDDAAAHSGHAHGRGPGTHSGVARAGEGSRSAVVVVASTGAAAGTRVDTTGPVLMDWLAGLGFSVRGPLVYADAEIAAGLRDALEGAPGLVITTGGTGAAPSDATPEATLAVLDRELPGVAESIRQRGTAAFPLAALSRGVAGLSGATVIVNLPGSPGGVRDGIAVLEPLLDHLLAQVAGGGRHE, from the coding sequence ATGGTCGATGTGAGCGCGAAGGCGAAGACGGCGCGGACGGCGGTCGCGGCCGGTGTCCTGCGGACCACGCCCGAGGTGGTGGCGCTGGTGCGGGCCGACGACATGCCGAAGGCGGATGTGCTCGCCACGGCCCGTATCGCCGGGATCGCGGGCGCGAAGAAGACCTCCGAGCTGATCCCGCTGTGCCATCAGCTGGCCCTGTCGTCGGTCCACGTGCGCTTCGATTTCACCGACGACGCCATCACGATCGAGGCACGGGCGAAGACCAAGGGCCCGACCGGAGTCGAGATGGAGGCCCTGACCGCCGTCGCCATCGCGGGGCTGACCCTGCACGACATGGTGAAGGCGGTGGATCCCGCGGCAGTGCTGGACGGCGTGCGACTACTGACCAAGGACGGCGGTAAGCACGGGCACTGGGAACGGCTCGGTGAACCGGTCGACCACGCCACCTCCGGACGTTCCAGCCACGCGCACGACCACACTCGTCCCGGGCAGGCACAGACCGCCGCCCCCTCTCCCGGCGCATCAGCCGACACCCCAGCGGGCCATGGACCTTCCGGTCGGCCACACGACAGCGCCCACGGCGCGATGGAGCCGACCCCGGCACCCCTCGCAACGGCCGCACACTCCGGTCGGCCCAGTGAACCGGTCGATGACGCAGCGGCACATTCCGGCCACGCACACGGTCGTGGGCCGGGCACCCACTCAGGCGTGGCTCGTGCCGGCGAGGGGTCCCGCTCCGCCGTCGTCGTGGTCGCCTCCACCGGCGCCGCGGCGGGAACGCGGGTCGACACGACCGGGCCGGTGCTGATGGATTGGCTTGCCGGGCTGGGGTTTTCGGTGCGCGGGCCGCTGGTGTACGCGGATGCCGAGATCGCGGCCGGGCTGCGGGACGCCCTCGAGGGCGCGCCCGGTCTGGTGATCACCACCGGCGGTACCGGCGCCGCTCCCTCCGATGCCACTCCCGAAGCCACACTGGCCGTGCTGGATCGGGAACTGCCGGGTGTGGCCGAGTCGATCCGGCAGCGCGGCACGGCGGCATTTCCCTTGGCGGCGTTGAGTCGTGGCGTGGCCGGGTTGTCCGGCGCTACGGTGATTGTGAATCTGCCCGGTTCACCGGGCGGGGTCCGGGACGGGATCGCGGTCCTGGAACCGTTACTGGACCATCTGCTGGCCCAGGTCGCCGGAGGAGGACGCCATGAGTGA
- the glp gene encoding gephyrin-like molybdotransferase Glp, producing MTSRPTTTAARSVEDHRERIEQLLRPLAGRAVERVGVPEALGRLLAEDVASPLDLPVFRNSGMDGYAVRASSVAVTPVTLPVAAVVAAGEGGPERLPKGAAVKVMTGAPVPPGADCVVPVEDTRSDGGRVLIERGRSAGDFVREAGTDIRRGELLVAAGALLSPQRIAALAAVGIAAVPVARRVRAAVLTTGDELVPAGDRLRPGQIYNSNGIALAAALGANGIDVVSVSHSRDDPAQFQHELSAATAAADVVFTSGGVSQGDFEVVKEVLSELGGEFGSVAVQPGGPQGVTVVGGVPVLSFPGNPVSTMVSFEVFARPILRRLSGLPEVPEEEVALLDSVRSPAGRRQFLRGRREGAGVRSVSGPGSHLVAAMAQADVLIDIPPEVTAVPAGALVRVREL from the coding sequence ATGACATCCCGCCCCACAACCACGGCGGCTCGGTCCGTCGAGGACCACCGTGAGCGCATCGAACAGTTGCTGCGCCCGCTGGCCGGGCGGGCGGTCGAGCGGGTGGGCGTGCCGGAGGCGCTGGGGCGGTTGCTGGCCGAGGATGTCGCGTCTCCGCTGGATCTTCCGGTATTCCGTAATTCCGGGATGGACGGATATGCGGTGCGGGCGTCCTCGGTGGCCGTGACGCCGGTGACCTTGCCGGTCGCCGCCGTGGTCGCGGCGGGTGAGGGTGGGCCGGAGCGGCTGCCGAAGGGGGCCGCGGTCAAGGTCATGACGGGGGCTCCGGTTCCGCCGGGCGCGGACTGTGTGGTTCCGGTCGAGGACACTCGCTCCGACGGCGGCCGGGTGCTGATCGAACGGGGCCGCAGCGCGGGCGATTTCGTGCGTGAGGCGGGTACCGACATCCGCCGCGGTGAATTACTGGTCGCCGCGGGGGCCCTGTTGTCGCCGCAGCGGATCGCGGCGCTGGCGGCGGTGGGGATCGCGGCGGTGCCGGTGGCGCGGCGGGTGCGGGCGGCGGTGCTGACGACCGGGGACGAACTGGTGCCCGCGGGCGATCGGTTGCGACCGGGGCAGATCTACAACTCCAACGGCATCGCGCTCGCGGCGGCGTTGGGCGCCAACGGAATCGATGTGGTGTCGGTCTCGCACAGCCGCGACGATCCCGCGCAGTTCCAGCACGAGCTGTCGGCGGCGACCGCGGCGGCGGATGTGGTGTTCACCTCCGGTGGTGTGTCGCAGGGTGATTTCGAGGTGGTCAAAGAGGTGCTGTCGGAACTCGGCGGCGAATTCGGTTCGGTGGCGGTGCAACCCGGCGGTCCGCAGGGTGTGACTGTGGTCGGCGGTGTTCCGGTCCTGAGTTTCCCTGGCAATCCGGTGAGCACGATGGTGTCGTTCGAGGTGTTCGCCCGGCCGATCCTGCGACGGCTGAGCGGACTGCCGGAGGTGCCGGAAGAGGAAGTGGCACTGCTGGATTCGGTACGGTCCCCGGCGGGACGGCGGCAGTTCCTGCGGGGCAGGCGCGAGGGGGCCGGGGTGCGTTCGGTATCGGGTCCCGGCTCGCATCTGGTGGCGGCGATGGCCCAGGCCGATGTCCTGATCGATATTCCGCCGGAGGTCACCGCGGTGCCCGCCGGCGCACTGGTGAGGGTGCGCGAACTGTGA